A stretch of DNA from Sugiyamaella lignohabitans strain CBS 10342 chromosome B, complete sequence:
CACAGATCGACCACCTACGAGTGGGTCAATGATTGAGGTACCCCCAATGGAACCACCTCCTCAAGTAGAGGCACtacttgaagaagaagaaccaccaTTAATTCCAGATGGTTATCATTCAGCTGCATTGTTAGGTTTCTCTGGCGACCAAGATCCTTTTTTGCTTCAATATTACAATTACAATAACAAAGATCAGACATACCACTTTATCAAACATGCGATTCGTCGGGTGAGTGATAACCACGCTTTTCCAGTTCAGTTCTTGGCGTTCAATGACGAACGAGGACATAGTGTAGAAGATGAAAGGGCGGCCCAGCTTGATAAAATTGACAGATTAGCAGGAAAATTTGAGGTACAGTTACTGGCTCTGTACTTTAGATTTGTCCACCCCACTTATCCAATCGTCGATAAAATGATTTTCTATCgagattattattatagcAAGAAGAGTATCAATCCTGGACTCCTATCAGGACTGCTGGCTTTGAGTTGCGTGTGGTGGAAGTATGATTCTGTATTATGTGTTAATAGTATTCCCCCTGGTTTGTCCGAAGAACTCTATGCCGAGTGTGCCAAAGCTGTGGACAGAGATATCAAGTACCCTAGTTTGTCGACTGTTCAAgcattgttgttgttgttacAGAAAAGACTGTTAATGGATCAGACGGCAGAAACGTATGCTGTGAATATCGATGTTTCCAGGCTCATTGCCGTTGCTCACAATATCGGGTTGCATTTAGATTGTTCATCTTGGAATATTCCTCCATCAACAAAACGGTTACGTACTAAACTATGGGCTACTATTTACATTATGGAAAAATGGACTTCGGTCAATCTTGGACGGCCATCACTATTGACAAATGCCAATTCGAACGTTGATCTTTATAACTCGGATGATGCTAGTGAACAGCTATTTGTACATCTTGGAAGATTAACGGCCATACTTGAGGCTATAATTCAAGAGCTTTACAGTATTAGGTTTGCAGAGGGCCAGTATTATAATACACGAGATACTCAGCAGAAAGTTGATCATTTCTTCCGTGCTATCGAAGCATGGAGGAGTGATCTACCAGAAGATGTGAAGGATATGCAATGTGCGCTTCCAGGACAATTTTGTAAAAATGGTACCCTCCATTTGGCAGCACTGACAATCGAAATATTACTTCATCGAATTCGGTTACGACCCATATGCTCTACATTGGCTGAGTATCCTAGATACCGAGAACATGCTGCAGAGACCATTCAACGAGTTATTCAGTTCACGTTAGAGATTACTCATTCCCATCTTCATGCATTTTGGTATTCGATGACACGACTGAACTTCTCAACCATAGCTCATTTCGTCTTCTATTTTCATCTTACGAGTCCCAACCCACAGGAATATGGCGAGACTCGAGACACATTAAGAAAGTGGCTTTGGGCATTACGAGTGTTGAGCCAGGGATGGGAAGAAGGCACTGGATTAGCAACGCTGCGGATGGATACTGTGTTTTGGATGGGCAAAGACTTGTTTTCTCAAAATGGCTCGGTAAATTCAAATGAAAACATAGCGAATAACAACCATGTCCAGCACACCGCAGATGATAATATGGGGGAGAAATCACATATTACGCAGCATCAACCACATGATCAGAATCTAGGTTCGGTTATGGAAGCTCCCCACTCAGAGTCAATTCCTCCACCTTTACCGGTCGCTTGGGCTGCAAATCAAAACATTGAGCCATTTCACGATCTCGTTGATGATCCTCGTAACCACCCAGAATTCGGCGAAGAAGTCGATCATATGCTTCTTCTAAATGAGGATATTATGCCACAGTCTGAGCAAGTTGACCTCTTTCTAGGCCACGAAGTGCCTGATAACACCAATGTGTATTCTGAGTATTTCGAAAATGATTCTGAGGAGGGTATGTTAACAACCCAAGAGTTGCATGACTTGCTGGCTATCCCTGACGAAGTATTGTTTTCTAATGACCCTGCTAGCTATGTGCATGCCGCCCAACAACCTTGAATAACTTGACAAGTATGACACAAACTAGCAATTTATGTTTTCCAGGACTAATGATAACGAACATAGTATGTATTTTACAACGATGACTATAATGAAATATATGTATTCTAAATACTTTCGCCCATTGCTAACCCTGCGACTCCTCTCTGTATGAAACAATATCGTCTACAGAGGTAGCAGTTCCTCCGCAAACAATGACTACTATTACTGAATCAGGCCTTAGGTCGATCAGGCTTGCCAGTTTGTTCTCGTATATCGGCACTAAAGAAGCTCCACAGGCTGGCTCGACAATAAACTTGTGATCTTGGGCAAACTTCTCACATGCAGAGCAAGCCTCTTTATCAGTGACGGTAATTGAAATGGTCTTGTGTTCTTGGACAGCCATTTTAACAACCTGTTTGGGGATAAACGTTGATCCCAGGGTAGTGGCAACTGTGTCGATGGAGTCTAATATTACCTGCTTGCCAGCGCCAACTGACTTGTATAGTGTAGCTGCGCCTTCCGTCTCGACAGTTATGATGGGAACCTCCTCCCACCCATTTCTTTCGAGACCTCTGACAACCCCAGCATAAAGTCCGCCACCTCCAACAGACAATATTATTGCATCAGGTCGGATATCTTTGCCAAGGGGTTGTAGCTGTTGCTTGATCTCATCAATCATTGTGGCATGCCCATTCCAGATctcttcgtcgtcaaatGGATGGCAGTAGACTGGTTCGATATCATCTGGCAAGGAAGGAATTAGTTCGTCTACCAAGTACGAATTTGCAGCGGCCCAATGGTCACCGTGCACAATCGTCTTAGCGCCAATCTTTTGAAGGCGGTCGATAGTGGGCTGTTTAGTCAGTTTGGGGACAACTACGGTACAGGGCACTTTGTGTAACTGCGCTGCATAGGCTGTTGCCATTCCGGCGTTACCACCTGATGAGCTGAACAATTGTACATTTGGTTTTGTGGTATTCTTAATTTTACTCTGTACCAGATTAGAGATACCTCTCGATTTGAATGAACCACTAGGCTGTGTATTCTCCAGTTTTAAGAAGACTTTGCAGTTTCGTGACAGATATACCGAGGGTAATAACGGTGTTTCGTGGTATCCTGTAAGGAGCTCCATTGTTCGAGTATTGAAATCCGTTAACTATAGGGAAGGCACTGCTGTTTAAATATTGCATATCTGTATATGCGGGGGAGGGACTCCGGATGTGCGTTATCAGCTAGTAATCAGCAGACGGGTTTCGTAGTCCTGATCGCCACTTATTATAACTGACAGGATTTAGGACCGCTTCGAATCGTATTCTCCTGGCCGATTGTAGTCGTGTTTATGGTACATTAAGTCCGATCCCAGTTCACCACATGACCAAACGGTGAAATCTTAGTAGGTACCTTGTTTTTGTTACACATAGGGTACTACATATCTGCAAAGTAATGCAACAACGTAATCAGTATCAATAAAACGAAAGGAGCCCACGGTAATTAGAAATATCCAAGAATAGACCAAGAATTATCAACCAAAGTCACATTCAATTACCTGTAAACGCAGAgacaaattaaaaaatgaACGGAGCCAAGCTTCTCTAAAAAATGGTCCCTGGCGGGATCGAACCGCCGATCCCCGCGTTATTAGCACGGTGCCTTAACCAACTGGGCCAAGGAACCAAGATCTTGCTCATGTCTGACATAGTTTCCATTTACATGTCAACTGTTATCTTGAATCGGTGAGTAGCATGCAATCCAACCCCAACCCTAGAAGCTAAGAAGAATGAATGAACGAGTAAACCTTGtttaaagtcctatactatacatattaatacaattcaaataaattcAAATCCCATAATTTACACATTACCAAGAGGACTGCTCGCATTTTACCCGACTACAGGCTGTTTACTTTGGCTGTTTTGATGTATAGTATACGACTTTATACAAGATTTTTTCATTCatttattcattcattGGCTATTTTGAGTGCGATATATTTGACGCCACTGGATTCTCCATTAAAATATCGAAATGACCTACGATATTTCAATGAGTACATGGGAAAACGGTTCAGCTACCAGGGTTACACCTTTACCAACGCTTACTGGGAAAAAACCAGCACTAATCATCTCTTCCACAAGAGAACAACGTTTAAAGTAATTGCGGAGCTTTAGTCAAAAAAGGCCGATACCGCTCTTAAGCCCTTCTTGGAATCAAGGAGACCTTAAAGATCTAGCGTCGCAGAGCGTCACCCATGATCTGAGGATGATTTTCAGCGACTGGACACTCAGATAATAGATGTTTAACATATTCTTCCTCCCCACATTCACATTGATGGGGTcggttgttgattttaaaCCTCTTGAAGAACATTCCAAACGCACCTTTGGCTGTTCATAACTGCACCAGTTTATCGGGTTCATTCTTTGAGCATTCATTCAAGCAATATCCCAAAGGGTTTTTGTGATCTGCATTATATAACCTTGGAAGAGTATATGACCGGTAAAACTCTCTGCAAACGTCTGGTACTTTGATTCCCATATTGTGTGATGTCTTTGATAAATCTTTTGCTTTAGTTCACTCTCGACCTTCCAGCTTAACTTTCACTTTCCTTGTCCTCTTTCTTCCACGGTGGTTTCTTTCGTCAAATCCGGTCTTGAAATATGTCCTCTTTAGGTAGAATATTTAGGTAGAACCTCATAGAGTCGTTGGACTAACTCATTGTGTGCCATGTGCTTACTCCACCATCTAGACCTAGCATCAACTGGGTTCTGAGGGTCCACATTACGATGTCGTCGCACGATAAAGCTTGTTTGGAGAACTTCCACTGACTATCTAACATCACTCCCAATAATTTGAGCGTGGGTGAAGCCTGTCATCGCTCCCCTGAAGGTAAAACCAACATTAGCTGTCGTTTCTTTGAGGTTTTTTGACTGTCTACATgctataataataataacaataataataataataataataataataataataataatcaatattaaagtcctaacacaattatacaacaacattaaaatattactatACTCTCATATGATAGTAGGACTATTCTACTATTGGCCCCCTACGGGCTATACCTTCGTGTTGGTTTCAACATGTGCGCTAGATAGGCCGGATTCCCCAGAACCTCCCTTTCCGAGCAGTGGAAAACCTGAACACCTTTGAGTAACCTTAGTATTTACTCCAGTGGTCAGGGGAAACCGCTGCTAGCTAATTCTCCTCAGAGAACGTGCTATCTTAGCTTAAAAGTGACGGATTCGCCTTAAGGAAGGAGGCGACCGCTTTGAGACCCTTTCGggtatcaagaagagatggtAGATCCAGTTCACGGGATGCGTCGCGGAGGATCGGTCGATGTTGTTCAGTAAGTGGACAGTCTCGGAGGATATGCTCCaccgtttcttcaactccacATCGGCAATCATATCTACGATTACTGATTCGAAATCTCTGAAAGAACGAGCCCATTGCACCCATACCCGTTCTTAACTGAACCAACTTGCTTAGTTCTCCTCGCGGACTTTCATAAAGAAAAGGTCGCAGTGCATTCGCGTGCTTTGTAGAGTAGAGCCGGGGAGCTGTGAAGGACCGGTAAAAAGCTCCTTTCGGCGACTGAGTGTACTCTATCTCCCATTTTTGGTAACATTGTGATCTAATTTCCTTGCgtattgatttcttctggctgcttGCCTTAGATATGGCTTCACTGTCTCTGGAAGCCCAGGAGGGTTACCAAAGTCTGTACCTGTCCTTTTTGATGTCCGTAACTTCAACTGTCCTATACAATTCATCAATCGGTCACCCAACATGGTTCCAGAATATAGCTTTCTAGCTCGAATACGGTGGGGATTATACCTATGAAGGTCACGATGGAGTCGTactaaataatattgttCAGTTTCCAGCATTCTATGCTCAATAGGGGGAATTTCCGCGTCTCGGTGAAGGCTGACGATGGCCGTTGGTTTGTAGGCCCCTAAGATACTTCGGAGAGCTGCATTTTGGATCCTTTGGATAGCATCCTTTAATCCTTTTCTGATTCGATTGTACCAAATTGGACTGGCATACTCGAGTATAGACCTAACACAGCTTTTGTAGAGGCATCTCATGGTAGCGCCAGTTACTCCTCGAGTAACTCCTCCCAAGCGACGAATGACATTTAACGCTGACTGGCCTTTGTTGATTACTGATTTAGCTGTCTACATGCATGAAGCCGGGCATTTACACAGTACCAGGAGGATTGCTCGCATTTTACCTACTTAATCGGTAAAGCCTTTACATTACTATCAAAACACAAGTTAGTTAATTCACATTAGAGTGTTAGCTATGTTTTCAGCTTCAAATGGAGGTTTAACACAACTAAAATAGTTTTGGATTCAGGTTTAACACACAGGCTGCAATCTAGTATATTCAACTTTTGATCACAATTAGGGCGTGTAGTCTAGTTGGTTATGGCGCTCGCTTTGCATGCGAGAGGTCTCTGGTTCGATTCCGGACTCGTccattcttttttattattcGCTCTCATGTAGAGccgctttttttttgtttgtattTGATCCTCGTAGGAGTTAAGTTCACCAAAACGGAAAAAAACGGCATACAGAAATAAACATATAAACTTTACCatttaatatttaaaaaGAATGTTATATACCCACATTTTTGTTGTCACTGAACCAGCAGTTACGAAGAGCCCATAATAAAACCGACGTGTATTTAGACCCAAGACCAGGTAATCTCAACACGACCCTCAGCAGGGTCAGCAATGACATCAAATGCAGCAGGCGACAGATCAAGATTGCCATAAGCACAAGTAGGACATTTATCAGTAATAGTGACTGTAACAGACTTACCATTACGGAAGATTTGAGCCTTCTTACCACAGTTAGGATTAGCATTGGGGTTGGGGAAGTCACCAAACATAGGGGCATTTAGTGCAGCAATAAAGTCAGAATCAGTGTTGGTAATACCACAAGCGCCAAGACCGACCTCGTAAAAAGTAGCTTGTCCAGAGAATTGACCAGATCcagccgaagaagaatcGGAACCAGAGCTGGAAGGAGCGGGCGCGGCAGGAGATGAAACGACAACAACGGAGCTAGTAGCAGGAGGAGGGGTCGAAGTGGTAGTtgggggaggaggaggggaAGAGGTAGTAACagggggaggaggaggaggggtgGAAGTAGTGgaaggaggaggtggaggagggggagTCGAAGTGCTAGAAGGAGCAGCCTCAGGAGTAGAAGAAGGCTGAGTTACAATAATGGTCGAGGTAAAAGTGGAACTAGTAGTAGGCTCAGGTTCAGGAGTCGAACTAGATGATGGAACATCCTCGACAGAACTGGAAGAAATAACAATAGTGGTAGTCGAAGGAGTAGGTGCCTcgggagcagcagcagagatAAATTCAAAGGCAGTACTGACGGGATTGCCGTTTTGGTCGACATAAACATGAGCATTCTCGTAGACATACTTGGTCACATGAACGTAGTCAGTCACAATAGCACGCTTGTGGAGGTGATGGCCATGGTTGGCAATGGGAGTGGCTAagacagaagaagcagccaaaACTACAGAAGTAGCCAAAGTggaaaatatcattttgtttttgaaaagaaGTTGAAATTCGAAAATGCGTAATAAGATGCTAGTTACAAGTCGATTGAGTATATACCAGATATATCAGTCGAATCTTGAGTTTTCAATTTAAAAATAAGAGGAACCTGCCTTTTGAAAGGAATGTGGTGAGTTTAAAAGGATTGGACTGGGCTGTAATTGTAAACCCCTATTGTCGTTGAGACTAAACTTGTCGAAGCTgatttatcaaaaaaaggaTATAACCATGAAGGAACAACTCCTCTTATATAGGATGAGACCGATTTTGCGGCGGTACCGCCAAGTATGGTCACCAATCTCGCCAGTCAATTTTGTCATGCATTCGCATCTACCATTCAAGGTAGCATCTGCACGACCTCATTTGAAGGTGTAGCCAATACGCTCTAGCTTCATGCAAGGAGCTTTAAGAAAGGGGGTGGATGGTCCATTTGTTGTCGGGATCTACAGATTATCACACATATGTGCGCATGCAATGCACCATGCTATCCTTTATAGGTGCATGGcagtgaagatgaaaaaaCACAGGAGACGGAGAACAGGAGGAGCTGCATATTTGGCAGGTTCAAGAGGCGGGTCTGCCTGTTCCAGCATCCTGTAGGGGGAACGGCATCGGGAGGCTTGAGTTGCCAGGTTAACCAGCACCCAAACCTACCGAACAAACCAGATTTGCGAGCTCCATGGCTCACACTACACATCCAGTTCAACTCTTCGCGTCATTTTTTGCGGCGTAAGCGAGAGGTAATGGATGAGGGGGCATATAAATTGTATGCCTGTAGAACCAAGACACTGAGAGATGGCAAGGGCTCTAGTGAATGAAGGAGGCGTTGGGCGGCTTTTTTAGGAGTTATTGAATACGCAAATTTGCCCCTGCAAAGGAAAGCTCGTCGCGACAGCTCATACTACTGCCTGCAATCAATATCCACTCCAAAGTCCACATCAGCGGTGGTTGATGTCGGTACCAATAAACAGTTACATGGAGTCCATGCAGGCAGCAAAATTTTCATATTATAATCCACATATTATGACgctttttgctttttaCATCTAACAATTTAAGAGACTGAGTAAATTGACTGGTACATCTTAAGCGGTCAACCACGTTGGTTCATTGCATCAGAAGAACCAGGTTGATTTCTGCATTATGTGGACCGATCCGAGTCGATTTAAGAGAGGATATATGACGTTCTTAGGATGTTGACTCAATATGGATTCATATCCTAACCACCGAGAGGTAGgctatttcttttttccagCTGCTCATTACTCAAATTGGTCTTTAATCCCACCAATTCAGTTAGTCAGACCGTTTCACAAacggttttttttcttatattttgttctttcGAAAGGCTGCTTTGTGTATTGTCCTCATATCCTTTAATTCGAAGACATTTCACTTTCAGTACAGTTGACCTTCACTCATGTGTAATATGCCGGCTATTTCAGGGAGAGAGACATATTGTTATTAATCATGCACGTCGTCATTATTAATTACCGTATTCTTAAAAACTGCCGTTTACAACTTGAACGTTCGGTATTATATTGACATCACAAGGGAAGATTTGGAAGAATTTACAAAAATTAGtaattaataattatttttgctaGGCTATAATCTAATAACTTCCCAACTTTCATTGTGATTATACTACTCAAGCTGTGTTCTTCTAGCGGCGGTATTGCATGTCATTTCTTTCAATCAAGCAGTTAGGACGAGAGCCTCTATCCAAATTTAAACTAGTACCTTATCAATAAGAAGTTATTTACGGGACGACCACAGGAAAAAGTTTTATCACCGAGAACACTTAAGTAACAAAATCTGCAAATGGACACATGCTCTACGCACTCTTGAGTTGGTTCCAACCAATAACATCGTTAATCAAGTCTAAAAGAAATGGTAATGGGCTGGTACCTACTTACCAGTAAGTTTCCTATTCCAGCAGATGGCAACGGGCTCCTCCATCTTCGGCAGCCAACCTAGTCAGTCTATTCCGGTGCCTATTCTTGATCTATTAAGTGCATGCCATGCACTTCTGAAGGATTACTATGAAAAATACTTATGGCACAAGCCAGATCTGTAATGAGGCAACGGTCGCCTGCATACCTGGGACCCCTCATAGCTTGATCCAAACTTTGTTTAAGGTTTATAGATGTGTAAATAGGGGCTTTGTGAGTAAACAAACTGTCAGGGGGAAAGGGGGGATAAAGTTCAGATATGGCTCTACCTATGGTAAGGTTGCTGTGTTCTCAGCTTTCTCGCCGCTGTTTTTTCTTGCACTCGCTGCCGTTAAATCGTTTCTGCAGGCTCCTGTTGGAATAGCAATAACCCTGGCAACAGGTTCGGATCCAAAAGAGCACCCCCACAGGAGTTGTTAGCTGCAGACCACCAGTAAAAATGCGGCCGTATGTGCCAATTTCTATGACTACCTCTCATTTAGTCTCAGGTTGTTAGCTTCAACTACAATAAGTGCGACACTGGTAAAAGAAACAGCCATAGTATAATAAGCATATATTCCAACCGCCAAAGGGAATCGTAGTCATACTTCAATACATTTTCAATAAAGCTATTTTGTACATATGGCGGTATTCCAGATACCAATTCTATAATCTAAATTATAGACATTAAAAACACGATTAGtgtaataaaaaaaataataaaataaaactaaCATAGCAAATCAAGTCATTAAATGGCAACCAGTAGGTGATAGCCATCAGTTTGCACCTTCTTATTTAAGCTGCCCAAATAGTAAGAGTGTCATTAAAGTTTTTCTCTTGCTCGTCATTTAACTCCAAAGCCATTTGGATATCCTCATCAGAGGTTATCGTGACAaagtcatcatcctcatctttATACTTGATTCGCAATGGGTTGGGTGTTTGTTTGCCACAAAGTCGGATCTTACGGTCAACCCGTTCCAAAAGCTGACTGTATTTAACACCCACCGGCACGATAAGCAAAAATGTGTCTTCCAAATAGTGTAGTTTGACCTTCATTTGATTAGTATGAGGTTTAGCCGGACCAAGGCCAGGAATTGCCCCTTCAGATTTAGTTCTTTGAGCAAGAGGAACACCACTGTTAGCTTGGTGATTTGAAGAAGGACTTGATAACGAAGTTGTTGCATGTGAACCCAGAGCTATCTGCTGCTTGTCAGCATGGTTTAATGAAGTTGTTGAGGAATTGGGATAGTTGGGATAATTGGGTGAACTTGCTGACCTGCTACGCGAGACATAACGTAGCGGTTgagcagcggcagcagcggcagcagcagcagccgaagAAGCATTAGAGGACAAATTTGTAGATGAAGGGAGAGCCGATGAAGATGTGGACGAGGAAGTTAAAGTGCTACTCAGTCCTAAATTATTGAAATCCTCACTGAGATTTGTCGAGTTATAGTTGTTGCCATTAGAAAAGGTGTAATTGGATGAGGTGCTGACAGTCCTAGTACTATTTACCTCGCTACCACTAGGGGAAACACCTTCTGCATAACCCACAgtttcatcatcactgCCTTCGTCATACGCAGTGTGATTGGGCTCTTCTCTGCCATCGAAACGAGCCGATTGGAAAAGTTCATTTGCAGTATCTTGGTATCGAGCCACTAATTTGCGGATTGTCTTCTCCCATAATCTAAGCAACTCCTCGTTTCTGAACCTAATATCGAAGTAGCCAGTATCACTAGCGTCATCCTTCCCCCATGAAATGTGGAGCAGATAGCCGTCCTTTTTGGAGATGAAGACATCAGTAATGTAGGCGATGTAGATACGTCCTTTCAAAACCAAACTGGATCGCTTactcttgttctttttggtCAATCCCATTGATTTCTTGGCGGGAGCAGCCTCCTTACAACAGAGAATAATGTtctcaaataaataaaggTGATATTCCCGCTCAAAGCCGACTTTCACTACTGGAAATACTCCATCATGTAGCAAATCGCCAAAATCTTCAATATTATGCCCTCGCCAATCCCGTAACCGGTCACTCAACTCTTTGACAACTTCTACATTCTCGACTCTTCGTTGAGTCTCATTAACATTGGCAGTAATCTTTCTAACCTTGATCAGGCCGGATTGAAGCTCATCATAGTAGGGCCAATCAGATGGCGTGCATTTAATCAACTCCCTCAATAATAAAGGATACTTGCAAATTCGTTGAATTGGCTTAATAAGCATGGCCGGCAGCTCATAAGCAGGTTCAATCATATGCGTCAAAGAAATTAGCTTTGGAGCTTCTAAAGCAGCCAGTTCCGAAGCGTGCCTCTGGTTCATAGCATAGCCTTCGTATACCTCGAATCCAGATTCAGATACTTCGAAGAGATAGCCGAGTCGTTGTTCTTCAGGAGGCAGGCTCGCATGATACTCTACAGCCACTAAAAACTGTCTTTGGAAATCCAGTAGTTGGAACAAGTTAGGGAATAGGAAATGTAGTGTGTCAGGACTTAACAAACTATTTTGTTGGATCTCATCCTGATACTTGGCGAGCACTTCCAAGTCTTGAACATATTTTCGCTCGGTTTGTAGAAGTTCATCGACAATTTTAGCACGTTGGTCCATTTCTTTAGGTTCAACAGACTCTCGAACAGGCAGAGGCGGAATGACGCCCTTCTGCTCAAGGGTGTCAAGAATCAGCTGGACTGTTTTAATAACCTTTATCAGTACTGATGTGCTTTCCGAGTAAACGTTGGATATGGTGAACAATTGGTCATCAGAATACTCGAGTTCGGATTTACAGGCTTGAATAAATGCATATAAAGCACGTTTGGCTACCTTCAAGTCATTCGACACACCTGCGGGAAGAGGCGTCGGCGGGTTTAATGCATTGTACAGAGCGCATAGAGACGTGCCCATTCTGAGAAATCTCCATACATGGGTCACAGGGTCGATTTTCATGCCAGGCGGAACAGCTGCTACAGTATTTAACTGAGGAGCAAATCCTGACCCGCTGCCCATTGGGGGAGATTTAAGCGTTGAAGCTGGTGAGCCATTTCCAGAGAAGTCGCCTGATCCAGATAAATAAGGAGATGTCATATTAGAAGAAGCTCTCGAGGCAATGCGGTCATGACCACCTATATTCGTACTGAGTCCTAATCCCAAGCCAGTTGCAGcagagccagcagcagcaacggcTGTGGTTCCATTAGCATTGTTACCAGATTGATCATACGCATTTCCATCTTCAAAGTCGGTTTCACAAGCATCTAGGTAAACTTGAAGACCAGGAACTAGCTCTAATCGTTCTTTCAAAGCCAAGCATATCTGAAACAAAGACTCGGAGCCATCAGCAGGTCGATTTGAAACGAGACTTGCAATAGGCATGGGTCCACCATTCGTTGGCATTCCAATTAAGGTATTACTAGTCGTATTTGTCAAAACATGTGAAACTGGTGAAGGAAGAGATGAGGCTGGCTGTAACGAGGTCACTAAGGAAGTAGTACTGGGGTTCTTACTAGGGCCATTAGGTCGTGTGGTATGTTGATTATTAGCATGTGAATTTTGTTGAGGAGCCTTAAAATTGAATGCCGACACACTCGAGCTAGCTGATGAATTCAGATAACCAAACGAAGATGAATCCTGTACCGATGAAGACGCCCCAGGATACTGTTGAATGTTAAGTTGAGACATGATGTCAAGACGTCTGTCTCCAAAAACCTGGCTAAGAGAAATGGTTAGTTCACAGTCCTAGGATAACATGCGTTTTACCGTCACAAAAACCAACCAGTCATAAcattgctgctattactgCTATCACTATAAGTAACAGTATCAGGTGTGATATTGATAGCAGAAACTGAATCAAACATAGCATATATACCATCCCCTGAAAATCCTAGCAGCACCTGTACCAGCGACAGCCAGACTCTCATAATTTTTAAAAGCACCAGTACGAGTGTCAATCAAAGCATCCCTAGCAATATCAGTACCTCTAGTACGTCTTCGTAATAGTAGAGAGCCTGTAGCGTGATCCTATTACGAGTAATTTGGGAAGGCAGGTTTCTGGGCCCAACTGAGTAGAAATCCAAGTGTCTACTAGAAAGTCAAGATGCTACGAAGTCCACAAAACCAACACACTCACCGCTGactcaaaaccaaaactt
This window harbors:
- the CDC24 gene encoding Rho family guanine nucleotide exchange factor CDC24 — protein: MSQLNIQQYPGASSSVQDSSSFGYLNSSASSSVSAFNFKAPQQNSHANNQHTTRPNGPSKNPSTTSLVTSLQPASSLPSPVSHVLTNTTSNTLIGMPTNGGPMPIASLVSNRPADGSESLFQICLALKERLELVPGLQVYLDACETDFEDGNAYDQSGNNANGTTAVAAAGSAATGLGLGLSTNIGGHDRIASRASSNMTSPYLSGSGDFSGNGSPASTLKSPPMGSGSGFAPQLNTVAAVPPGMKIDPVTHVWRFLRMGTSLCALYNALNPPTPLPAGVSNDLKVAKRALYAFIQACKSELEYSDDQLFTISNVYSESTSVLIKVIKTVQLILDTLEQKGVIPPLPVRESVEPKEMDQRAKIVDELLQTERKYVQDLEVLAKYQDEIQQNSLLSPDTLHFLFPNLFQLLDFQRQFLVAVEYHASLPPEEQRLGYLFEVSESGFEVYEGYAMNQRHASELAALEAPKLISLTHMIEPAYELPAMLIKPIQRICKYPLLLRELIKCTPSDWPYYDELQSGLIKVRKITANVNETQRRVENVEVVKELSDRLRDWRGHNIEDFGDLLHDGVFPVVKVGFEREYHLYLFENIILCCKEAAPAKKSMGLTKKNKSKRSSLVLKGRIYIAYITDVFISKKDGYLLHISWGKDDASDTGYFDIRFRNEELLRLWEKTIRKLVARYQDTANELFQSARFDGREEPNHTAYDEGSDDETVGYAEGVSPSGSEVNSTRTVSTSSNYTFSNGNNYNSTNLSEDFNNLGLSSTLTSSSTSSSALPSSTNLSSNASSAAAAAAAAAAQPLRYVSRSRSASSPNYPNYPNSSTTSLNHADKQQIALGSHATTSLSSPSSNHQANSGVPLAQRTKSEGAIPGLGPAKPHTNQMKVKLHYLEDTFLLIVPVGVKYSQLLERVDRKIRLCGKQTPNPLRIKYKDEDDDFVTITSDEDIQMALELNDEQEKNFNDTLTIWAA